The following are encoded together in the Bacillus sp. V2I10 genome:
- a CDS encoding DUF1801 domain-containing protein, with product MHSEVQFYFRKANEEHLEDMHVLRTKILSALPGAKEGFEYGFPVYYMDSEPLVGYASRQEGLMFYVMNPNIVAAYHEDLATRITGKTCIIIKENSQTSKQTILRCIDNMLEDLNE from the coding sequence ATGCACTCAGAAGTACAGTTTTATTTCCGCAAAGCAAATGAAGAACATCTGGAGGATATGCATGTGCTCCGGACTAAGATTCTTTCAGCCCTGCCTGGGGCAAAAGAAGGATTTGAATATGGATTTCCCGTTTATTACATGGACAGTGAGCCCCTTGTCGGCTATGCCAGCAGACAAGAAGGTCTCATGTTTTATGTAATGAATCCGAACATCGTAGCAGCCTATCATGAAGACCTTGCAACCCGTATTACAGGGAAAACCTGTATTATTATAAAAGAAAATTCACAAACCTCTAAGCAAACCATTTTAAGATGCATCGATAATATGCTCGAAGATTTAAATGAATAA